From the Spiroplasma chrysopicola DF-1 genome, one window contains:
- a CDS encoding glycosyltransferase family 2 protein: MFLSFLIVAQNNPVKLIKTLSSIRAQTEQDFEVILVDDTGFQPKSVVLDFMSEYFYQFNKQIKVITNLRSQGFSYSMNTGINKATGEYIVFVKEGEVLYENLVATLKKTVAEFSTNNKVINLLEFGIRYANLKTNSFSRLATEKLLSPKTNKEVLAYVHPLLHTKAFNREMLIKKQIYFANYTRNETFFIYKVLAYADGVVAVKDILADYDLGQVKYSVFDLLKQWVHIFNFYREHNLYKEYYDELEYAYVRFCLVSFLRLVRLQHNKQLAIKAINSAENKVDRRIKSFMKNKYAINISEPKFRIIAGDIKGYIKAWRAEFAR, encoded by the coding sequence ATGTTTTTATCATTTCTTATTGTCGCGCAGAATAATCCCGTTAAATTAATTAAAACGCTTAGTTCAATTCGTGCGCAAACAGAACAAGATTTTGAGGTTATTTTAGTTGACGATACTGGTTTTCAACCAAAATCAGTTGTTTTAGACTTTATGTCAGAATATTTTTATCAATTTAACAAACAAATCAAAGTAATTACCAATTTACGTAGCCAAGGTTTTTCATATTCAATGAATACAGGAATTAATAAGGCCACTGGCGAATACATTGTTTTTGTTAAAGAAGGTGAAGTTCTGTATGAAAATCTTGTTGCAACATTGAAAAAAACAGTAGCAGAATTTAGCACTAATAATAAAGTAATTAATCTTTTAGAATTTGGGATTCGATATGCTAATCTAAAAACAAATAGTTTTAGTCGTTTAGCAACCGAAAAATTATTATCACCAAAAACAAATAAAGAAGTTTTAGCATATGTGCATCCTTTATTGCATACAAAAGCTTTTAATCGCGAAATGTTAATTAAAAAACAAATTTACTTTGCTAATTACACTCGTAACGAAACATTCTTTATTTATAAAGTTTTAGCTTATGCGGATGGAGTTGTTGCAGTTAAAGATATCTTAGCTGACTATGATTTAGGACAAGTTAAATACAGTGTTTTTGACTTACTAAAACAATGAGTTCATATTTTTAACTTTTATCGTGAACATAATTTGTATAAAGAATATTATGATGAATTAGAATATGCTTATGTTCGTTTCTGTTTAGTGTCATTTTTACGATTAGTACGTTTACAACATAATAAACAATTAGCAATTAAAGCAATTAATAGTGCGGAAAATAAAGTTGATCGCCGAATTAAATCTTTTATGAAAAATAAGTATGCTATAAACATTAGCGAACCTAAATTCCGAATAATTGCTGGAGATATTAAAGGTTATATTAAAGCATGACGTGCTGAATTTGCTAGATAA
- the rpmJ gene encoding 50S ribosomal protein L36, which translates to MKVRSSVKKICDKCRVIRRKSRVMIICQQPKHKQRQG; encoded by the coding sequence ATGAAAGTACGATCATCTGTAAAAAAAATTTGTGACAAATGTCGTGTAATTAGACGAAAAAGTCGTGTTATGATAATTTGTCAACAACCAAAACATAAACAAAGACAAGGTTAA
- the rpsM gene encoding 30S ribosomal protein S13, with product MARIGGVDIPNDKRVVIALTYIYGIGKPLSQEILKGANISEDVRVKDLSEDELTKIRNEIAKYKTEGDLRREVALNIKRLMEIGSYRGMRHRKGLPVRGQSSKQNARTVKGPRKTVANKKK from the coding sequence ATGGCACGTATTGGCGGAGTAGATATTCCAAATGATAAGCGAGTAGTTATTGCATTAACTTATATCTATGGAATTGGAAAACCATTATCACAAGAAATTTTAAAAGGAGCTAACATCTCAGAAGATGTTCGCGTTAAAGATTTATCAGAAGATGAATTAACAAAAATCAGAAATGAAATTGCAAAATATAAAACTGAAGGGGACTTACGTCGAGAAGTTGCTCTAAACATTAAAAGATTAATGGAAATTGGAAGTTATCGGGGAATGCGTCACCGTAAAGGATTACCAGTGCGGGGACAATCTTCAAAACAAAATGCTCGAACAGTTAAAGGGCCACGTAAGACTGTGGCTAATAAGAAAAAATAG
- the rplO gene encoding 50S ribosomal protein L15 yields the protein MKLNELQYTEGSRHSKKRLGRGTGSGIGKTSGKGNKGQNARSGGGVRPGFEGGQTPIFRRLPKVGFTSLNKKDYTILNLDDLEKISLTDVNHKTLVEKKVIKNEKALIKILGNGKITKTVNVKVNKISVSAKDAIEKAGGKVEVV from the coding sequence ATGAAATTAAATGAATTACAATATACAGAAGGTTCACGTCATAGCAAAAAACGCTTAGGGCGTGGAACTGGATCAGGAATCGGAAAAACTTCAGGAAAAGGGAATAAAGGACAAAATGCTCGTAGTGGGGGAGGAGTTCGTCCTGGCTTTGAAGGAGGACAAACACCAATCTTCCGTCGTTTACCTAAAGTAGGGTTTACAAGCTTAAATAAAAAAGATTATACAATTCTAAACTTAGATGATTTAGAAAAAATTAGTTTAACTGATGTAAATCACAAAACTTTAGTTGAAAAAAAAGTAATTAAAAATGAAAAAGCATTAATTAAAATCTTAGGTAATGGTAAAATTACTAAGACAGTTAATGTAAAAGTTAACAAAATTTCAGTTAGTGCTAAAGATGCAATCGAAAAAGCTGGCGGGAAAGTTGAGGTAGTATAG
- the map gene encoding type I methionyl aminopeptidase, with translation MVTIKTAQEISYIRKACETLKLIHQELKAMIKPGVTGLMLNQKAEEIMAANDCVPNFKGLYNFPASICVSLNDVLVHGIPDHRPFQNGDLVSVDAGCAYQGYNSDGAFTVIVGNPKDPIDEKLVFVTKTSLEKAIAILKPGVRIGDISATIQSYVEENGFFLPTEFTGHGIGRNLHEEPHIPNSGPVGVGMRLQAGMTICIEPMVQIGTKEIKMLSDNWTPVSKNRLNSAHFEHTILITDQGCEVLT, from the coding sequence ATGGTAACAATAAAAACCGCGCAAGAAATTAGTTATATCCGTAAAGCATGTGAAACGCTAAAATTAATTCACCAAGAATTAAAAGCAATGATTAAACCAGGAGTAACAGGTTTAATGTTAAATCAAAAGGCTGAAGAAATCATGGCCGCCAATGATTGTGTGCCAAATTTTAAAGGCTTATACAATTTCCCCGCTTCAATTTGTGTTTCGTTAAATGATGTTTTAGTCCATGGGATTCCTGATCATCGCCCATTTCAAAATGGGGATTTAGTATCAGTTGATGCAGGATGTGCTTATCAAGGCTATAATTCAGATGGGGCTTTTACCGTAATTGTTGGTAACCCAAAAGATCCAATTGACGAAAAACTAGTTTTCGTAACCAAAACATCATTGGAAAAAGCGATTGCGATTTTAAAACCAGGAGTCAGAATTGGTGATATTAGTGCAACAATCCAAAGTTATGTTGAAGAAAATGGCTTTTTTTTGCCAACAGAGTTTACAGGACACGGTATTGGGCGTAATTTACATGAAGAACCCCATATTCCTAATAGTGGTCCAGTTGGAGTTGGGATGCGTTTACAAGCAGGTATGACAATTTGTATTGAACCAATGGTCCAAATTGGAACAAAAGAGATTAAAATGCTTAGTGATAACTGAACCCCTGTTTCAAAAAATCGTTTAAATAGTGCCCATTTTGAGCATACAATTTTAATTACTGACCAAGGTTGTGAAGTATTAACATAA
- a CDS encoding DNA-directed RNA polymerase subunit alpha: protein MKQFIRPEFKLQAEDKTNNYGKFLVEPLERGFGITLGNAIRRTLLSATPGAAVFAVRIKGASHEFTAIPGVVEHVTKIILNIKNLVLIINQDIIPDGESVILKISSTKEGEVLAKDIILPAGVEVVNQNLHIATISKGGSLEIELHARNSRGYKSFNDNKKEKKYADLIVIDSNYSPIEKVSYKVEPTKVGKNADLEKLELEVQTDSSITPVNAVAMAAKVLTEHLEFFVNLNEAIKATQIISSETETEEDELDRSIDELEFTQRSQNCLKRAKIDTLRDLVSKTEDEIQQIRNLGKKSLTEIKEKVAQLGLHFRRD from the coding sequence ATGAAACAATTTATTAGACCTGAATTTAAATTACAAGCTGAAGATAAAACAAATAATTATGGTAAGTTTTTAGTTGAACCATTAGAACGAGGTTTTGGAATAACTTTAGGTAATGCTATTCGCCGAACATTATTATCAGCAACACCAGGAGCAGCAGTTTTTGCTGTTCGTATCAAAGGAGCATCACATGAATTTACCGCAATTCCCGGCGTTGTTGAACATGTAACAAAAATTATTTTAAACATTAAAAATTTAGTGTTAATTATTAACCAAGATATTATTCCTGACGGAGAATCAGTAATCTTAAAAATTTCTTCAACAAAAGAAGGAGAAGTTTTAGCAAAAGATATTATTTTGCCAGCTGGAGTTGAAGTTGTTAACCAAAATCTTCATATTGCCACAATTTCAAAAGGTGGGAGTTTAGAAATTGAATTACATGCTCGTAATTCACGTGGGTATAAATCATTTAATGACAATAAAAAAGAAAAAAAGTATGCTGATTTAATTGTAATTGATTCAAATTATTCACCAATTGAAAAAGTTTCTTATAAAGTAGAACCAACAAAAGTTGGGAAAAATGCTGATTTAGAAAAATTAGAATTAGAAGTGCAAACAGATAGCTCAATTACTCCGGTTAATGCCGTAGCAATGGCAGCGAAAGTATTAACAGAGCACTTAGAATTCTTTGTTAACTTAAATGAAGCAATTAAAGCAACGCAAATTATTTCATCGGAAACTGAAACAGAAGAAGATGAATTAGACCGTAGTATTGATGAGTTAGAGTTTACGCAACGTTCACAAAATTGCTTAAAACGAGCAAAAATTGATACATTACGTGACTTAGTTTCAAAAACAGAAGATGAAATTCAACAAATCCGTAATTTAGGGAAAAAATCATTAACAGAAATTAAAGAAAAAGTTGCCCAATTAGGGTTACACTTTAGAAGAGATTAG
- the infA gene encoding translation initiation factor IF-1: protein MAKSDLLEVQGTILEVLPNTMFKVKLENGAVILAHVSGKIRMNYIRILPGDAVTVEMSPYDLERGRIIFRHK, encoded by the coding sequence ATGGCCAAAAGTGATTTATTAGAAGTCCAGGGGACAATTTTAGAAGTATTACCAAATACAATGTTTAAGGTGAAATTAGAAAATGGCGCAGTTATTCTTGCCCACGTTTCTGGTAAAATCCGGATGAATTACATTCGCATTTTACCAGGGGATGCGGTAACTGTTGAAATGTCACCATATGATTTAGAACGTGGGCGTATTATTTTTAGACATAAATAG
- a CDS encoding ATP-dependent helicase: MLNEFITNLNPNQREAVLAIKGPVRIIAGAGSGKTRVIINKIAYLIKYGNLKPWRICAVTFTNKAANEMKERIIDLIGSDGKQCSISTYHALCVRILREDIDTLGYNRNFNIIDNQDQDSIFRIIYKKMDYKYDNNEAKLLKSALSNWKNDFISPASASANNSDNPNARRWAHVYKLYQERLLELNSLDFNDLILLTYQLFRDHLTVLAKWQGRFDYFLVDEFQDTNDLQFSIIKWLTGEQQNITVVGDPDQTIYSWRGAKISLILNFDREFKNTETVILDQNYRSSQNILNLANSLIENNPNRIKKELFTANQSGIKPILYHGHSGGDEAEFVAGKIHTLVKNEEVRYQDILILYRANYLSRDIEGALADYGISYHIYGAFKFYERKEIKDALSFLRLLVNNDPLALQRVLLLFPKVGEKTIEHFFELIATEHLTGSDLLINHHELLGTGLANKLEPLKKALIAGQKALQEEKTIGEVLEQLLKESGYLQLLKDNFEEERVENIKELFNSIKKFDQQNSDLNGIDLVNEYLQLMALQTDNDNNLVSEDAVALMTIHNAKGLEKKVVFIIGLNEGIFPSAQAIRGGASQMEEERRTFYVAITRAKEQLFISYADGFSYITNNERFPSRFIKELNENYFDLIETEHTKPESKYIDKFQNFKKDWRISLEDFGSQKYLKNKETDAVKNQWKINDTVNHELFGTGVVVKIIAQNIQIVFPSPIGSKIISADSKAITKG, encoded by the coding sequence ATGTTAAATGAATTTATTACAAACTTGAATCCAAATCAACGCGAGGCGGTTTTAGCAATTAAAGGCCCCGTTCGGATTATTGCGGGGGCGGGAAGCGGCAAAACCCGAGTTATTATTAATAAAATTGCTTATTTAATTAAATATGGTAATTTGAAACCATGAAGAATTTGTGCTGTAACATTTACCAATAAAGCCGCAAATGAAATGAAAGAACGTATTATTGACTTGATTGGTTCAGATGGTAAACAATGTAGTATTTCAACCTATCACGCCTTATGTGTGCGGATTTTGCGAGAAGATATTGATACATTAGGTTATAATCGTAATTTCAATATTATTGATAATCAAGACCAAGATAGTATTTTTAGAATAATCTATAAAAAAATGGATTATAAGTATGATAATAATGAGGCAAAGTTGTTAAAAAGTGCCTTGTCAAATTGAAAGAATGATTTTATTTCCCCGGCTAGTGCAAGCGCCAACAACAGCGATAATCCAAATGCGCGTCGCTGAGCCCATGTCTATAAACTATATCAAGAACGGTTGCTAGAATTAAATAGTTTAGATTTTAATGATTTAATTTTATTAACTTACCAATTATTTCGTGATCATTTAACAGTGTTAGCAAAATGACAAGGTCGTTTTGATTATTTTTTAGTTGATGAGTTTCAAGATACAAATGATTTACAATTTAGTATTATTAAGTGATTAACTGGTGAACAACAAAATATTACTGTTGTTGGTGACCCTGATCAAACGATTTATTCATGACGAGGAGCAAAAATTAGTTTAATCTTAAACTTTGATCGGGAATTTAAAAATACCGAAACAGTTATTCTTGATCAAAATTATCGTTCAAGTCAAAATATTTTAAATTTAGCTAATAGTTTAATTGAAAATAATCCAAATCGGATTAAAAAAGAATTGTTTACAGCTAATCAAAGTGGGATTAAACCAATTTTATATCATGGTCATAGTGGCGGGGATGAAGCTGAATTTGTTGCTGGGAAAATTCACACCCTTGTTAAAAATGAAGAGGTGCGCTACCAAGACATTTTAATTTTATATCGTGCTAATTATTTATCACGCGATATTGAAGGTGCCTTAGCTGACTATGGGATTTCTTACCATATTTATGGTGCCTTTAAATTTTATGAACGTAAAGAAATTAAGGATGCCTTATCTTTTTTACGCTTATTAGTTAATAATGATCCGTTAGCTTTACAACGGGTGTTATTATTATTTCCAAAAGTAGGGGAAAAAACTATTGAACATTTTTTTGAACTGATTGCAACAGAACACCTAACAGGTAGTGACTTATTAATTAATCATCATGAACTACTAGGGACAGGTTTAGCAAACAAATTAGAACCACTAAAAAAAGCCTTAATAGCTGGGCAAAAAGCTCTGCAAGAAGAAAAAACAATTGGGGAAGTGTTAGAACAATTGCTAAAAGAAAGTGGTTATTTACAACTTTTAAAAGATAACTTTGAAGAGGAACGCGTTGAAAATATTAAAGAATTATTTAATTCAATTAAAAAATTTGATCAACAAAATAGTGATTTAAATGGAATTGATTTAGTTAATGAATATCTCCAATTAATGGCGCTGCAAACTGATAATGATAATAATTTAGTATCAGAAGATGCTGTTGCATTAATGACAATTCATAATGCGAAGGGATTAGAAAAAAAAGTTGTTTTCATTATTGGCCTAAATGAAGGGATTTTTCCCTCGGCTCAAGCGATTCGCGGAGGGGCAAGCCAAATGGAAGAAGAAAGACGAACATTTTATGTTGCAATTACAAGAGCAAAAGAGCAATTATTTATTAGTTATGCTGATGGCTTTTCTTATATTACTAATAATGAACGGTTCCCATCACGCTTTATTAAAGAACTAAATGAAAATTATTTTGATTTAATAGAAACTGAACATACAAAACCAGAATCAAAATATATTGATAAGTTTCAAAACTTTAAAAAGGATTGAAGAATTAGCTTAGAGGATTTTGGTTCACAAAAATACTTAAAAAATAAAGAAACAGATGCTGTTAAAAATCAGTGAAAAATTAATGATACAGTTAACCATGAATTATTTGGAACGGGGGTAGTTGTTAAAATTATTGCTCAAAATATTCAAATTGTCTTTCCGTCCCCAATTGGTTCAAAGATTATTTCCGCTGATAGTAAGGCAATTACAAAGGGATAA
- a CDS encoding adenylate kinase: MKNIILLGAPGSGKGTQSEHLIKEYGFHHLSTGDIIRKNIHDNTEYGQLCKKYSEEGKLVPDDIMIAMVEDHLKNLQGSIIWDGFPRTINQAQKLDELLAKLGRKINHTLYFEIDESKIIARITGRRICPKCGKTYHLTALPPKQAGLCDFDGSTLIQRADDSADKITVRLVAYHKDTAPLVAYYLHQQNLTVIDADMTGNAVWDQIVAVLK; the protein is encoded by the coding sequence ATGAAAAACATTATTTTATTAGGAGCGCCTGGGAGTGGGAAGGGAACACAATCAGAACATTTAATTAAGGAATATGGTTTTCACCATCTTTCAACCGGAGATATTATTCGTAAAAATATTCACGATAATACGGAATATGGTCAATTGTGTAAAAAATATTCCGAAGAGGGTAAACTAGTTCCCGATGATATTATGATTGCAATGGTTGAAGACCATTTAAAAAACTTACAAGGAAGCATCATTTGAGATGGCTTTCCACGAACAATTAATCAAGCGCAAAAATTAGACGAATTATTGGCAAAATTAGGGCGTAAGATTAATCATACATTATATTTTGAAATTGATGAAAGTAAGATAATTGCCCGTATTACTGGGCGACGCATTTGTCCAAAATGTGGTAAAACATACCATTTAACGGCTTTACCACCAAAACAAGCAGGACTTTGTGATTTTGATGGGAGCACTTTAATTCAACGCGCTGATGATAGCGCCGACAAAATTACAGTTCGCTTAGTAGCCTATCATAAAGATACGGCCCCATTAGTTGCATACTACTTACATCAACAAAATTTAACGGTCATTGATGCTGATATGACGGGAAATGCCGTTTGAGATCAAATCGTGGCGGTACTTAAATAA
- the secY gene encoding preprotein translocase subunit SecY, which translates to MVVKTKAKKQKKEISLTKSSSFFVKNKDLIKRILFTIMVLVIIRLGSYLTVPGVQVSDNFNSNAESEQFFALISMLGGGTLGQFSILALGVSPYITASIIVQLLSTDVIPPLSRWAKSGEKGRKKLDRLTKWLTIPFAIMQGIATIFTMANQGLITPKWTSSDFGTGSPIFYYILIPCALIAGTMLMLWMADQITIKGIGNGVSLIIFAGIVAKLPENLVTTFKFWISGQEDINLLFDGILKFLGYVIMFLLVILFVVMLNESERKLPIQQTGSGLSAGGQEETKPFLPLKINSAGVIPVIFASALISAPITVAQIISVNNPTNGFVWFSNNYLSFNTWPGIIIYAVLTILFTFLYSQVQMNPEKIAENFQKAGTFIPGVRPGKETEKYIKGTINRLSILGSIFLAGIAVLPYIISKLTSLPSALAIGGTGLIIMVSVALETVRQVKGRITQQAFIDKKAENIINDKNDSYLW; encoded by the coding sequence ATAGTTGTGAAAACTAAGGCTAAAAAACAAAAAAAGGAAATAAGTTTGACAAAATCATCGAGTTTCTTTGTTAAAAACAAAGATTTGATTAAAAGAATTTTATTTACAATTATGGTTTTAGTAATTATTCGTTTGGGTAGTTACTTAACCGTCCCTGGCGTTCAGGTTTCTGATAACTTTAATAGTAATGCAGAATCCGAACAATTCTTTGCGCTAATTTCAATGTTAGGTGGGGGAACACTAGGACAATTTTCAATTTTAGCCTTAGGGGTATCACCATATATTACCGCCTCAATTATTGTCCAATTATTATCAACTGATGTAATTCCACCATTATCGCGCTGAGCAAAAAGTGGGGAAAAAGGTCGAAAAAAATTGGACCGTTTAACAAAATGATTAACAATCCCCTTTGCAATTATGCAGGGGATTGCGACTATCTTTACCATGGCTAATCAAGGTTTAATTACCCCAAAATGAACATCAAGTGATTTTGGAACAGGGAGCCCAATCTTCTATTATATTTTAATTCCTTGTGCTTTGATTGCCGGAACAATGTTAATGTTGTGAATGGCTGATCAAATTACCATTAAAGGAATTGGAAATGGGGTTTCGTTAATTATTTTTGCCGGAATTGTTGCTAAATTACCAGAAAACTTAGTGACAACTTTCAAATTCTGAATTTCAGGGCAAGAAGATATTAACTTATTGTTTGATGGAATCCTAAAATTCTTAGGATATGTCATCATGTTCTTATTAGTAATTCTCTTTGTTGTAATGTTAAATGAATCGGAACGAAAACTACCAATTCAACAAACCGGAAGTGGATTATCCGCGGGGGGTCAAGAAGAGACCAAACCGTTCTTACCATTAAAAATTAACTCTGCCGGAGTTATCCCTGTTATTTTTGCTTCAGCATTAATTTCAGCGCCAATTACTGTTGCCCAAATCATTAGTGTTAATAATCCAACAAATGGTTTTGTGTGATTTAGTAATAACTATTTATCATTTAATACGTGACCTGGAATTATTATTTATGCTGTTTTAACGATTCTATTTACTTTCTTGTATTCGCAAGTGCAAATGAATCCAGAAAAGATTGCCGAAAACTTTCAAAAAGCGGGAACCTTTATTCCCGGAGTACGGCCAGGAAAAGAAACAGAAAAATATATTAAAGGGACAATTAATCGTTTAAGTATTTTAGGATCAATTTTCTTAGCGGGAATTGCTGTCTTACCATACATTATTAGTAAATTAACATCCCTACCAAGTGCCTTAGCAATTGGGGGAACTGGTTTAATTATTATGGTGTCAGTTGCGTTAGAAACTGTCCGTCAAGTTAAAGGACGGATTACTCAACAAGCCTTTATTGATAAAAAAGCCGAAAATATTATTAATGACAAAAACGATTCATATTTATGATAG
- a CDS encoding RDD family protein has protein sequence MKIITKKTTDKSPEFNEQVVKRPLPSTEPEHSELDYFLLASPWRIILARFFDIIIASILPLVLSITMVKWNPTYAIWGLILLIVITFVFLFLYFIVIPYLWGGKTFCKWVLRIKLICLNQKITFLALFVREALIIFIPWLIELLFDFACIMIFKINIIDLFKNKTIDAPIAVIIMKIVVTFYFLWYLGLIFAVIFNKDHQILLDRQSKLMIVKIKPKEPVSPTKPIKKLINRDKKHVHLGTDQPGNLTDEALKEIDELT, from the coding sequence ATGAAAATTATTACGAAAAAAACGACTGATAAATCCCCAGAATTTAATGAACAAGTTGTAAAAAGACCACTACCATCAACAGAGCCTGAACATTCCGAACTAGATTATTTTCTTTTAGCTTCGCCCTGACGAATTATTTTAGCCCGTTTTTTTGATATTATTATTGCTAGTATTTTACCGCTAGTCTTATCAATAACAATGGTCAAATGAAATCCAACCTATGCGATTTGGGGTTTGATTCTATTAATTGTCATAACTTTTGTTTTTTTATTTCTTTATTTTATTGTAATCCCGTATTTGTGGGGTGGCAAAACTTTTTGTAAATGAGTTCTACGGATTAAATTAATTTGTTTAAATCAAAAAATAACTTTTTTAGCCCTTTTTGTCCGTGAAGCACTAATTATTTTTATTCCGTGACTAATTGAATTATTATTTGATTTTGCCTGCATTATGATTTTTAAAATAAATATTATTGATCTTTTTAAAAATAAAACAATTGATGCCCCAATTGCTGTTATTATCATGAAAATAGTTGTGACCTTTTATTTTCTATGATATTTAGGCTTAATTTTTGCGGTTATTTTTAATAAAGATCATCAAATTTTACTTGATCGGCAATCAAAATTAATGATTGTTAAAATAAAACCAAAAGAACCCGTATCCCCAACCAAACCAATTAAAAAATTGATTAATCGAGATAAAAAACATGTTCATTTAGGAACAGATCAACCAGGGAATTTAACGGATGAAGCGTTAAAAGAAATTGATGAACTAACATAA
- the rplQ gene encoding 50S ribosomal protein L17 encodes MSYQQKRGKNTSWRNGLMRNLATELIIHERLEVTETRAKELRKHVDKLVTLGKRQDLHSRRRAASFLRNIDANEKETALQKLFDGVAKKYKNRNGGYTRILKLDNRKGDNAPMVIIELV; translated from the coding sequence ATGTCATATCAACAAAAAAGAGGGAAAAACACTTCATGAAGAAACGGCTTAATGCGTAATTTAGCAACAGAATTAATTATTCATGAACGCCTAGAAGTTACTGAAACAAGAGCAAAAGAATTACGTAAACATGTTGATAAACTAGTTACTTTAGGAAAAAGACAAGATTTGCATTCACGTCGTCGTGCGGCAAGTTTCTTACGTAATATTGATGCAAATGAAAAAGAAACAGCATTACAAAAATTATTTGATGGTGTAGCTAAAAAATATAAAAATCGTAACGGTGGATACACTCGAATTCTGAAGTTAGATAATCGTAAAGGCGATAATGCCCCTATGGTAATTATCGAATTAGTATAA
- the rpsK gene encoding 30S ribosomal protein S11: MAGKKTVSKKKAKKNILKGIAHIHSTFNNTIVTISDEAGNVISWSSAGAMGFKGSKKSTPYAAQMVAEAAAKASQEHGMNSVQVEVKGPGPGRDAAVRSIQAIGLEITSIKDVTPIPHNGARPPKRPRG, from the coding sequence ATGGCAGGTAAAAAAACAGTTAGCAAGAAAAAAGCGAAAAAAAATATTCTGAAAGGAATCGCCCATATTCATTCAACTTTCAATAATACAATTGTGACAATTTCAGATGAAGCAGGAAATGTAATTTCATGATCATCAGCTGGCGCAATGGGATTTAAAGGAAGTAAGAAATCAACACCATATGCTGCGCAAATGGTTGCTGAAGCCGCTGCAAAAGCAAGCCAAGAACATGGCATGAATAGTGTTCAAGTTGAAGTTAAAGGTCCGGGACCAGGAAGAGATGCTGCGGTACGTAGTATTCAAGCAATTGGGTTAGAAATTACTTCAATTAAAGATGTAACTCCAATTCCTCATAATGGGGCAAGACCACCAAAAAGACCAAGAGGATAG